In the genome of Vicingus serpentipes, the window TTTACAGGTCATAATGAGCAATATCAAGAATATATGGTTTCATTTACTTTCTCTGAAAAAAGTCATGTGTTATTTTTAATAGCTTTAATGGGGTGGATGCCTGCTCCGTTTGATATTTCGGTTTGGCATTCACTTTGGACAGCAGAAAAAAATAATCATCAAAAAAGTAATTTAAAAGAAGCTTTACTTGATTTTAAAATTGGCTATTGGGGTACAATGATTTTAGCCTTATGTTTTGTTTCCTTAGGAGCAATTACAATTTATGGTTCAGGAATTGAATTACAAAATAGTGGAGGAGCTTTTGCCAAACAATTAATAGGTATTTATACTAATAATATTGGGAGTTGTGCTTATTTTGTTATAGCAATTGCAGCTTTTACTACTATGTTAAGTACAACAATAACTTGTTTAGATGCTTCTCCTAGGACGTTAACTGAAAGTTGTAATTTAATTATTGGTAATGCTAAATACAATAAGAAGTTTTATATTTTATGGATTCTAATACTAGCGATTGGAACAGTATTTATTTTAGCTTTTTATTTAACTAATATGAAAGCTTTAGTTGATTTCGCAACTACCTTAGCTTTTTTGTCCTCACCAATAATTGCTATTTTAAATTATCTAGTTATTACAGGTAAAACGATGCCTACAGAAAATAAACCTAGCTTATTATTAAAAGGATTAAGTTGGTTGGGTATAATTTATTTTATTGGGTTTTCTATTTATTTTTTGATTTTAACTAATTCCATTTAAAATCATTTCTATTTTGCACCTTTTTTAGCATCTTTACGTACAATTTATTATGTACCATAAAAATAAACTTCATATAGCTTTTTTTGTGCTGTTAGTATCTTCCTTTTTAGGAAATATAAGTGCTCAATGTCCTCAGTTGTATGATTTTTTTGGGACACCAAACAATACCCCTTATTGGTATGATTGTACAGGTAATAATTATACGTTAACAATCCAATCTCCAAATAATATAGGTAGTTACACTATTGATTGGGGAGATGGCAGCTCTAATAGCACTGGAGGTTCTCTAATTCCACCAGCAAGTGTAACTCATACATATAATTCGGCTGTAGATACTTTTATTGTGACATTTACTGAAGATACTTCAGGGTGTGTAATTCAAGGGGTTATGGTAATGGAAGAAGCAACAAGCGCTTCTATTCAAATTCCAATTGGTGGTTTAACTCAAACTTGTGCACCAGCACCTCTAGAATTTATTAATAGTAGTACTAATACATCAGAAACAACTGTGTTTACATGGGATTTTGGTGATGGAAGTCCTCCAGTAGTTTATGATTATACTAATGTTGGGCAAACAATATCTCACACCTACCAACAAGGAACTGTAAATTGTGTTACTCAAGTTACATTAACAGCTGAAAATTACTGTAATACAATTCAAGGAGGAAATAGTATGGCAACATTTAATCCAATAAGAATTTGGGATATAGATGATGCTGCAATTAATGCTTCTGCAACTGTTTTATGTTATCCAGACACAATTGTTACTTTTCAAAACATTACAAACAGAAATTGTTTAGCTCAAGG includes:
- a CDS encoding Nramp family divalent metal transporter, with the protein product MKTPWYKILGPGLLYAGAAIGVSHLVQSTRAGADFGYGLVWAILIANFLKYPFFEFGPRYAASTGNSLLYGYKAIGNWALYLFIAITFISMFIIQSAVTVVTAGLASEISGLDISPWLMSTILLAICTSILLVGKYTVLDKVMKVIILTLSVSTIIALVAAFTGHNEQYQEYMVSFTFSEKSHVLFLIALMGWMPAPFDISVWHSLWTAEKNNHQKSNLKEALLDFKIGYWGTMILALCFVSLGAITIYGSGIELQNSGGAFAKQLIGIYTNNIGSCAYFVIAIAAFTTMLSTTITCLDASPRTLTESCNLIIGNAKYNKKFYILWILILAIGTVFILAFYLTNMKALVDFATTLAFLSSPIIAILNYLVITGKTMPTENKPSLLLKGLSWLGIIYFIGFSIYFLILTNSI